GGGGACAAGCGGTACGCTGTATAgtttgcttgtccccatacagtggaggtgattgctgtgtGCTCTGAGGGTCTGCTTCATTCCCAATAAACTGTCAGATCATTGGTCCGTGCAAAGGACCCTTATGAAATACATGTGCCTCCCCTGATTTATCTAGTGCCTGGAGTCCTTCCCTTATGAGAGAGGATCCGCTCTGCCCAATACTGATGGATCTGATTAGGACGCACATCCCTCCCCCCTCGCTCTAAGCTAATCGCGCCACAACAGCACTTCTAGATGAGGCTATTATAAATGATTTGTTACTCGGGTCATTGTTCCATATTTTTGCCACTACAGGTTGGTGAAAGGAGACCCAGCGGCATCGCTGCCAATCATCAGCTACACGTTCACTGCTTATTCAACATACATTGCGGAGATATTAGTGTCCCTAGACATCGAGCTTTCTGCGAAGAGCGACCTGAGATTTATTGACGCAGTTTACAAGGTAGAAATGTCGCTCTTTTGCTAATCGTCTAATTCACATGTTTACTGGGGCTGTCTCTCTAAGGGATCGTGCACACGGGCGTAGTTTGAGACCACATGTGGAGCCTCTAAAGAAGCGGACCGCAcacccgtgtgctgtccacatctgtaagtCCATTCCGTGACACggcaagaaatagaacatgtcccgttGTTGCCCGTttggcggacaaggataggacatttctgcaggagtaaAAAAAAGGCAGCATGCATCAGTGTCTTGTGGAGCGCAaatcacagccgtgtgcatgagccctaagggggggTTCACGTAGGTTTTGCTCTGCTGAAAAGAAACCTCTGGAATTTACTTCAAAATTCTACACGGTTTTGTTCCCACCCATCTAAAGGGgtcggccactttctggttactgttgaccataTAGACtttctgtgccattttctatattgcCCCCTTATTTGCCAAGTTTTGTGCTGTCCGCACAatggtcttgtccataaaatggctgcagatAGAGACTCGAGACCCATCACTTTTAAACCACAAGCAGAAAAACAAAATTCTGTGGAACTGAGCATGCTTTatttccattgaagtcaataggaggGGCTTGCATTTTAGGTGTGGATTTTAGGTGTGGAATACTCGCCAAAATCGATGGGGAAAACtctgtgtgaacccaccctaagtaaTTCTAGGAGTCACCGTGGGCCCCtgagtatcagtcactctcgCTCTGGGCTACTTTGGTCACTTTTTCTGAAATCTGCTGtgacacctacttccacaaagtGAAAAAGGAAACATTCGGCAGCGGCTCCATTCacacggaacgggtgcggacccattcattctctatggggcaggaatggatgcggacagcacacagtgtgctgtccgcatccgcatttctggagtgcgccgccgatcttccggtccgcaactccggaaaaaaataaaacatgtcctattcttggccgccatttcggacaagaataggcagttctataggggtgctggccgggtgtattgcggatccgcaatgcactatggacgtgtgaatggacccttttaaTCTGGAGACTAGTAGTCAGGGCTGTGGCCACCTACCTTCTGATGGAGAGGAGGCAGAGATCTGTATCACATAGCAATGTTACAGAACTGAACTAAGGGAAGGATCCATTGTAAAGCTTTCTTATTGCAGGTTCTCCGAGATGTCTTCCATTACAAGCCTGTCTTAACAAAGCAGCAATTTCTTCAGTGTGGATTTTCAGAGAGGAGGATGCAGACAGTTTGTGACATCATTGATTGTGTAGTCAAGAAACACAAGGAAATCGCAAATCAAAGCAAGGTACGTGAGTGATAACTGTATTCTATGTCTCCTCGCATCCATGTGGGCAGCATGTTCTAGTTATGGCTGCAATATATGTAAGCATGCTGCAGAAATCCTTGCACGTGCAGTCCGCTGTGAGGTGTCTGCAGGAACTCGGGGGAGCGATGGCTCCATTTTTGGAATTTGATAAACACATAGTATGCTCAACAAAATGCTGTAACAACTAGACAGATTTTATTAAACCTGTGGGAGCCAACCACTGAAATATCCCAGAAAATATTATTATAAGTctctgtgcattctgtttctgagCCCTGTGTTTGGAATGTATGCTGGGAAAGCCCCTGCCATGTATGTCAAATGTATCCTTTCTTACTGATGGTGGgatctaggccacgtgacaccACTGGTCTGCGGGAAGCAGCGAGAAGGCTACAGTGAATGTCGCCTTCTCAAACGgatgatcggcagaggtccgaaGTCTTGGATCCTGACCTTATCAGATGCTGATCACCTATCCAAAGGACAAATCGTTAGTAAGAAAaaggcggacaacccctttaaggcatcttTTACTGTCTGGAGTCCAAAAgactttttttacttatttttttttatttatttttttaattattttttggctTTGGGGTGGTTTGCattggcaatttttattttttttctcctctacTGTATAGAAAAGTCCTGCagactatattttttttctatacataGGAACACCAAAAAAACATGCAGTGGTTGGAGACTTCTCTTGAAAATATACATCACAAAAAAATTCTAATGTATCCTTAAATACTGACAAAAGGGCTCAAATGGAGTGTGCACAGAGCTGAGCGGGCTTTTCCTGGCTTTTCCTGTGTGTCATGATGGGaccaggcatctgtgttggtcccatgttcatatgtgcctgcattgctgaggaaaatgatGTATTAATGTCAAAGATTAGTTCTTGGGATGGAtcatgtatttttatagagcaagtcgttacagacgtggcgattacatattttttttatttttacgtttgtattttctgaaagccatatttttttaacattttttgggcgattgtcttatgttggGCTAGTTGTTTGcgtgatgaggtgatggttttatagCTACCGTTTTGGGgtttactttttgatcgcttggcattAATGCATTGAAAGGGTGTAATGATGTGGGCTCCTATGACTAGTGACTTCAATACGGTTTATTGCCGGTTCCAGAAAACTTACAGTTCAGTACAGCCGGGTCAGGTAATCAGTCCATGACATCCCAAAATTGTAATTCAGGCTCGGGTCTCCTCTAGATCCGTCCACAGGCCAGTGTTTATCCACACGTGCCTTGCACTTGGTGATCTATAGCCTTTCTTTCTAGCAGACACAACCTGCTTCACGCTGCTGACTTTTAAACACAATAGTGGACATGGGCCACGTATACAACCCGGATTGAATCCTGGGGAAtaagcacccacccagctctttgcctattcccagtaaaagccaggcCTGGACTAGCTGATGCCAACTATGCTAGGTAGCAGCAGCGTCCACTATCTATCTTAGTGGACACTCTAGTTACTGGCTtccactccaccaaggccgggtacCTTGGTGGCACATCTCAGGTGCACCACAGCAAATCACGATATGCATCTTCTTAATAGGTTTCCTGCACCATTCTCAGAGATACATACCGTCCTTCATATATGagacctgtcactgcctcacaagggttaaaaaggaaaaattaaaatttcatctggacataagtattcagaccctttgctgtgACACTAGAAATCTAGCTCTGGAGGCCTCCGATTTATCTTGATAATCTTTTGAGATGcgtctacaccttgattggagtccatcaAATTTGGTTGACTGgacctaggggtgggcgatataggtgatatgcgatataaatttgtgcagATCGCCGGtccgcgatatgatcgcgctctctgcgcgcaccatgttctcctgagccggcacagtggagaaggagggagtccctccctccccactgtgcgtggctgccactgaccaccaatgacaaaagaggaggaggaggagggaagggactgacagtaaatcattgagttttcacgatctcagtgagatcgtgaaaactcaaatccgatggtgtattctaacccccaggcagtcccatggtgacagggacgcttgcctgggggttagaatatacagggccacacagctcacaggagaacatttataaactaatcagtaactttaactttagtCATTGATaatctctttactggataccttactctgtcttcgctccggtaacagcaggcagtgctggcgggcggcgctcactcactgacgtcacgcgcctgctcctcccactaggcgccgcaggcgcgtgacgtcagtgagtgagcgccgcccgccagcactgcctgctgttaccggagctaagacagagtaaggtatccagtaaagagattagcaatgattaaagttaaagttactgattagtttataaatgttctcctgtgagcgtcggggagggggatctgtggatggcactgtttaggggagggggatctgtggatggaactgtttaggggagggggatctgtggatggcactgtttaggggaggggactcagctccctgctgctgtgtgcacagggcagcagggagagtgtaaagtcctattcaccctgatgaatctctattggggtgaatatgacaagggttctagcccttaaggaggctaatagttattaaataaaaagttaaaaaaaagttaaaccccccccccaatatagaaaacaatatatcgcgatatatatctcATATCGCACATGCtgaaaattatatcgcaatatagattttaggccatatcgcccacccctaactgGACCTGGTTTGGAAAGACAGGACCCCTGTGTATATCAGAGCTCAAAGCTGACAATTCATATCCGAGCAAAAACCAAGCTATGAAATAACTGCTCTAAAGATTTTTAGgggcagatgggagaaactaccagaaaggtcaaccatcactgcagaacTCCACCAatgtgggctttatggcagagtggctggAAAGAAGCTTcttctcagtaaaagacacatgaaagtttgcaaaGGAAGCACCTAAAAGACTCtcggactgtgagaaacaagagacCAAGCACCGCTCATCACCTGTCcagtaccatccctacagtgaagggTGCTGTAGGGTGGTTTTTTAGTGTCTGGAAAGGGTACAGGCaatgtacagagatattcttaatgaaaacctgacccAGAGTGTTCTGCACTTCAGACTGGGCAGAGGGTTCAAaataagacaatgaccctaagcatacAGTCAAAGCAACACAGTAGTGGCTtatggacaactctgtgaatgttcttGAGTGGCCCACCCAGAGCCctgacctaaacccaatcgaacatctctggagagacctgaaaatggttgTCCAGACAGTCCACATCCAACCTGACAAAGcttgaggatctgcagagaagaatggtagaaaatccccaaatccaggtggcttcacacccaagaagactggaggttgTAAtctctgccaaaggtgcttcaagttctgagtaaagggtctgaatacttatttcaatgtaagattttagttttttcttttcaataaattagcgaagatttctaacattctgttttcatgTTCAGAGGTATTGAATGGCGATTGATGGGGGgaaaatgtaaacttttttttttactttagcacaattacccaaaatatgaaaaaaagtgaaagggtctgaagagttCCCGAATGCACTGTATTAGGTTTTAACCCATTTTGAGCCAGTTGACAAAATTTTTTCCcctctggacaatcccttttaaaggggttgtccgatttCAGAAACATCtcgtgccaggcccctcacaggtaatatactcaCCCTGCTCCCCGCGCCGCTTCCAGTACccacaccgctgctgcttcttcctGCACACCGATGAAAACATCAGGTGTTggtggggagcagccaatggcaggcggggacgagcctccctagcgtcagcCTTGAGAGCCCCCGCCTTCCATTGACTGCTCCCCcgcgacaccggatgtttttatcGGTGTACTGGGAGAAGCGGCGTGGGGaccagggtaagtatattactggTGATGGGCCCGGCACATtggggggtgtggggggggggggcttctgttTCTGAAATCGGAtaaccctttttaaaaaaaaaaaacattggaaaGCTTGTAGGGGTGCGTCCACATGGGCCAGATGTGATTCGGATTTGCCACAAGGGATTTGCTTACCGGAAATCCACAGCGGTTTATAGCACCAGCAGAGTGGTACacactgaaaataaaaattggcACTGTAAATTGATTTGCAGTGTGGATTTAAGCAGGTCTGTTTATGCTATGGATTTCACTCTTTGCAAATCTTAGGGTGAAATCTGCATGTACAAGTACCCTTAGATATTCCCTGTACAGCCACACGTGGTAGCGGAGCTTCATGTAGAAAGTCCACAGCATTTACAGCACAAGGAAATTTCATCCACACGAAAACCAACAACCTAAACTGACGGAGCTGTAGGTTTTCTGCGCTGTAGGTTTTCTGCGCTGCAGGTCCGTTCATTCTGCAGATGTTTGTATATCGTGTGGatgagatataaaaaatatatatatatatatatataataatttattcCATCCACTGCTCTtgtaaatctgcagcatatcagTCCCATGTGAACATTCCCCACTTGCATTGTTTCGCTGTCCACTTGCTCTGGAGTCCATTAGATGCTGATGATATTGTTTGTGGCCTAGGAAATGTAATTTTGTTTTCAGAAGTCCATGTGTTTCCAATTTTCCCATTAACCCTGCCTCATTACGGGGAATGTATTCTGCAGAGCAGGACTTCCATAGTGAAAATGATGGCCGTGGCACAagtatttgtttttatttgttttccttTTATGTCATTTTCATAGTATCCGCAGCTTTTGGTTTTACTATACATTCTTCACCTAATCTGTTCTGTCATGCCCTGGCCTGCAAATTACATCTACGGGGCAGCAGATTATTTCTCCAGGGTCCTCCTGCCTTCGGTTCTTTTGATTTCAGATATTTTCTTTTGTACCGCTATTAGTCTACTGTTTACTTGAAATCCTTCAAAACTATTTATTCATTTCCACCACCGCTAATTCTACAATGTAGATGCAATACGTCATGTGAGGAGGAACTTGTCGGGTAACTAAAATATACATGTACCAAAAGAAAAGAAAGGGAATTTAAAGTGCACCTCTGTTCTGAAGATATGCTTACTGTGTCTGTAGATTTCGGCCATTCCCTCATAGACTCCTAGTAGGAATGTATCCCGCCAAGCAGATATCGCTGTTATACCATTACATTTACATTTGTCAGCAGACAGGTTATATTCTTTGTCTTTGGGCTTTTTAAAGGCTAAATTGCAGCCGGTTAGGAGAACGGCCCGTATAAAAGATAAGTGTGAAGCTTTTTATCCCGAAGAGACTTGTGTGCAGCCATCAGTAAAGCCTGAAAAGGAAAATCCGGTAAGTGAATACTGACAAGAAAACATGTCCTTGTGCTTGTCGTGCTGGGGTTTACCACACAGCGGGGGGCCAGAAGGGCGGTTTCTTTCTAAAATGTATAGGCCTTTCTTTTTAAAATAGAGCCTTTAGAAGGCATATAAATGGTATATGATTtttacccccccacccccccattcAGTATAGCAGAAAAAAGTTCTACCAATGGAGGCCAAAAGGACAGACTTTTGGCATCCTTCAGGTGAATCAGCGCCTAGAGATATTCTTGACGTATGCAGCAGGAGCTTTTCAGGCACGTATGTGAAAGCAGTCTAACACtgcccaccttaaaggggttgtctcatttcattgctggcatattgctaggatatgtcgcCAATGTCACATAGTTGCAGGTCCAAACTCGGGGACCCATACCTATCTCTAGAAAGCAGCCCCCAAAGTGAACGAGAGCGCACTGTCATTTCTATGGGAGGTGCagcagtcctatagaagtgaCTGGGGCATCGGCTGCACTGGCGCGGTGCGCTCTCACTTCACTTCTGTGAGGCTTCTGAAAagcgtgcttggctattttcagaacttccGTGTAAGCGATTGCAGGGCACACAGAACATTGGTGGTGCACTCTTGTTCCCTTCGGGGGCTGTGTTGTAGAGATAGGTGCATACCCAAAGGAGATCCTAGCGAAAGGTCACCAATGTGTGAGGTGACACAATCCCATTAATTGTTATGTCGGCGAACCCCCAACTAAATGCTCCCAACTAAATATTCTCCAAAAAAGAGCATTATCTGTTACACCAGCTATCGGCTACGGCTGCATTACAACTTTAGCCGCGACAGCTGTAGTTATGAGTCTCACAAGTTGCTGCAACCCCAGAATTACCAAAAATCCaggaatctttttatttttatttttttcttcgatTCTGGAGTTGCAGCAACCTGTGGCCCCATTAAGTTCTATTATACTTTGAGGCTACACAATGATCTGTGTTTGCGTGCCTGCGTCCCATCCCAGTAGGACAGTAGGGAGATATTAGCAGTGCATTTGGTTATATGAACGTGCTAtttattttacagaaaaaaataattgtggagcGTCATACAGGTACCAACCTTCCCCCACCTACTCTGCCTGTAGCCAGTGGTCAATTTGTGTCATCAACAGAAGAAGAACTTTCTACGTCAGATTCTGAAGCTGAGGAACCATCTCTGAATGAGGTCAGTGCAGTTATGTTTAGTTTATCCTATAATGGATTCCCAGCAGATTCCCTGTCTACCCTTCTGTTGTCAGAGGGAGCCAGTCAGAAACAGAGCTTCATGTATTAAAGTTCCCCAGCAAGTCCAGCCCTGGGTCCCCTAATAGTGCAGGTTTTTAATGGCTGCTAGGCCAGTAGTCCGGCCCCTGTTGCTGATGAATACATAACTTCTGGTATTTCCAGTAGTCCAGCCCTTGCTATCCAGATGCCCAGATAGTCTAGGGCagcggtcagcaaccttcggcactccagatgtgttgaaactacaactcccagcatgctaattcacttttatgggagttctgaaaatagctaagcaagtgtgcattctggagtcgtagtttcactacagctggaatgccgaaggttgctgatccctggtctagggtCTCACTAGAATAAAAGCTGAAGACTGTTCAGTTTTAACATGCCCATACAAATTAGATTACTCTTGTGCTTACCTGCCAATTTTACCGGGACCAACGACCAATTCCGCTCTCCTTTTCAAGAACACatgcacactgcgcatgcatgtGCACAGGGGAGTTGTTAGCCCGACAGCTGCTGAGGTGTATGGTCACCTTTATAGGACTCTGTTTACAAACTCTGGGGTAGCAGCATCCGCTCTGGTAAGGATAACTAATTTGCATCCGACACCAATAATTacagtattcccatctcagacaatgagggcatatcgctaggatatgtccccattgtctgagaggtGCGGgttccactgctgggacccgcacttataacaataacggagcggggagagctgtggctggaggaccccagatttcccgcgtctgtccaccaccaattgctgctcccatagaagtgaatgggagcataccgcGCGTGCGCAGCTaaggctcccattcatttctatggggccgacggaaatagccgagccagcgctctgctattttcggcggccccatagaaatgaatggagggcggctgcgcatgcgcagtgagccctccttcacttgggTGGCCCCGTTGTCGATATAGGTGCAAGTCACAccgctatcagacaatgggggcatatcctagccatatgcccccattgtctgagatgggacaacccctttaacacatatTTGAATGCGCTCCATCAGTGTCTCTAGAAGGAATTATTGTATCTCCTCGTCCTTCGCCCTTTTGTTTCCAGTGATACCTGATAATAGGCTCAGCGTAGAAAACAAACTGAACATCTGGCAGGCTAGCAACGAGAAGCGCCGTGTTTATAGTCCTGGCTTTTGTAAGCTCCCTCCTGATAATTCAGATAAGGGGTCAGCTTTAAACTTCTGAATTGTCTTAGTATGATCAGTGTGACAGCGCAGAGCAGACGCGCTGATATAAGCGTGCTCTGGGAAATGTAAAGCCGCTGTTTCATTGCAGGTGACAAAGGACACACAGATAGATTTACTAAAGGCCCAGCTTGCCGAATGTCAAGAGAAACTTTCAAGGATTGACTGGATGGAGGAcagacttcaggagctggagaccaGTATGAAAGGGAAAATAATCATTGATGAAACGGACTGGAATAACCTTCTCAGCCGGGTTCTCCTCCTGGAAACAGATCGCTTGTTGCACTCAAAAAAGGTTTGTAGCTTTTTACTGATGATAGAAGCCGCAACGTCGCACACAGCAAAGAGCTGCTCCAGTCCCAACTGATATGAACATCTGTAAACTTCATAAACTGAATGAAAGAGATGTGTTACAGCTCAGGATAAACTGCATCCTGCAATGGGTCGGCTTATGCTTTCAGCTGTGCATTATGGGGTGAATTCCAAAATACATGTGATGTTCCACAGTGAAAAGCTGTATTAGCCTGAAATGTTAATAAATGGCCCCTCAAAGGTCCCTGGGATGCTCTATTCCTGGAATGTTACTGTATGTAAGCATGTAAATTAGCAGATTTTCTAGCATTCATAAGTTCTTTTCCTCTTTCCAGAGAGACTTGATATCTGAGTTCACGTCTATTAGTGAGGAGCGTACATCAAGCAGAATGACAAGTGAGTTACCGCCTGGTATGTGTCGTGTAAAGTCATGTATCTGTTGTAGACCGGGAGTTaggctaagggctcattcacatggccgttgttcAGCCTCTCCATGCACTGGGGGCCGCAATTTGTGGTatccaatgcatgggcaccatcaGTGCAGCTGCCGCAACGGttccagacctattcaacttgaataggtcagtGATCTCTCCGCACGGCAAAAAGTtagaatgtttgtttgtttttttgcggcgCAGATGCACGGACCAAGCCCCACGgaagcgctccgtagtgcttccatggggttccgtgcctccgttccgcatcttctgcattgcggacccattcaagtgaatagatccgcatccgtgatgcggggtgcacacagctggtgcccgcatattgtgtACCCGCTGTCtgcaggccgcaatacaggcacggcTGAACAACGGccttgtgaatgagccctaaagctgcaTTTAGCTAGTGGTAGGTAAGTCATGATGGAACAGGTGATCCATTGCTGTTTCTTAAGTTTGTAAGCGCACTAGACTTGACACGTACATACACCTTGTTTCTTCTATTGTGAATAGTATCTTGAACTGAACAGCTGTGGTGTCCGAAATACCTAGAATTGTGCTGTAGTGTAGAGCATCTCCTTCATGCTGTTTGTGTTAATAAGTTTGTCTCCTCCTTTTACACGGATGTAAATAATAAAGAATGGcagcaataaaaaatattgaaaaccACAAGGAATTGATACAAAAAgtaaatttaaaatttttatttttgtatggtACACTCATGAAAGGGGTTATCTTGGAaaggataatgatgacctatcctcaggataggtcatcattatcactcCAGTGGGGATCCGAGTCCCAGCACCTGCTCCGGTCAATATGTTTTCCTGGATAACCACTTTTACCTGGAGAAACAGAAGGACAGGCCATTGatattctaatcctggacaacctgtTTGGAGTTTGTGAGAAGTAAAGAGCCCTGAAAGGGTGTGTGTCTCTATTATATCTATTAGAAAAGTTTTACCTACTAAGGACCAGTTCACATGGGAGTATTCTAAATCCGTAAATTCCATCAGTATTCGTACGACAAAACCAGGAATGGAAGAGAGAAAATAAGGATGAAAGGCATGATGTCTTCTGtgtttggatccactcctgttctgCCTAGTAAATACTGCTGGAAAATACCAAAGTGTGAACATGGCCCTAATTCTTAAAGGGACTTTGTCGCCTCTGTATcgaactgtttgcatagacacatagctgtggctcacctgattaaaaattaaaacgctgtttttcaTTTATTGATCCGAAGCATCGTTCCTGAGTTATACTTTTccataatatgcaaattttggcttttggtgcaatgagggcatcacgattgctcttgttgcacccttTCTGTAGTCAGCCTCTCTCTccctgctttgccactgcctggccttgtcaatcaaagcgATGAGAGTGATGATGAACAAAGAAAGGAGCGGAGCATGGGTGCAACACGAATAGTGaccccctcattgcaccaaaggcctaatttgcattatAAGAAACACTGTCATAACTTGGGAATGGAGCTtcggataaaataaaaaatgaatgttttaatcaggtgaactgcAGCAACAATTGGTGACGGACTCTCTAAGTatcatcctgaggccattgtacgTAAAACTAGATCTTGTCTACCTCAGGAGCTTGTTTTCTCCGATTACatggaacctgttacattgaacatggtgtctgagctgcaggttaAGGAGCAGGAAGAGATGAGCAGATCGATTAtattgttttatgggaaaaggttcAGTATAAGTTGTATTTCAGTCATTTATATCGGTGCTCATTCTTGGCTTTAACATCTGAGAGGAggtcctattagtgactgaccgcctcccctgtgtatatagagataactgtcaatcactgataggaccgtctccttgacttcaaagcccagaagatCAGGAATTTACATgagtgaaatacaagttttactaaatccTTTCCCAGAAAACTGCTGCCTGTAGCTTGCATTGTATTTTCATGGTGGTTCAGATCTGTTAAAGGTATATATTCGGAGATCTCCCAATGTATACCTCTAgcacagtgatggcaaaccttttaaaggccgagtgcccaaactgcaacccaaagcccacttatttattgcaaagtgccaacaaagcaatttaacctgaaaacttcagtccaatatagtatatcctctatgtactttatcatttagctataataacctgcctacattcagtgcgctgcctgtgctgttcatagtgcgccctgcgctgatgaatggcaggaaaagtctaaggcatattggtacaccatagactttttccagagtccgggtgcccacagggagggctctgagtgccgcctctggcacccgtgccataggttcgccatcactgctctagcagAAGGCTGCGACATATCCCACTCTGTAGGGATGCAGTGGGAGAAGTCATAGACCCTTAGGTTCTCATTCAAGAAAAAATAGGTATAGCATGCAATATATGGTTTTACTATATACCTTTGTAAGGAATAGTACAGTCTGGTCTCTCATGGCACCGCATCAGAAAGGCTTATCCAAACTGAGTACAGTCAACGTACAAGACAGGTGTCCTCTTTATAAGCCACCACCAACCATTGTGATCTtctcctttttgtttttgttagaggttggccactttctggttactgctgactagggatcgaccgattat
This portion of the Bufo gargarizans isolate SCDJY-AF-19 chromosome 1, ASM1485885v1, whole genome shotgun sequence genome encodes:
- the CEP44 gene encoding centrosomal protein of 44 kDa isoform X2, which encodes MTTGDVKGVLRKLEQKLRLLNYPRDVDYSGLVKGDPAASLPIISYTFTAYSTYIAEILVSLDIELSAKSDLRFIDAVYKVLRDVFHYKPVLTKQQFLQCGFSERRMQTVCDIIDCVVKKHKEIANQSKAKLQPVRRTARIKDKCEAFYPEETCVQPSVKPEKENPKKIIVERHTGTNLPPPTLPVASGQFVSSTEEELSTSDSEAEEPSLNEVTKDTQIDLLKAQLAECQEKLSRIDWMEDRLQELETSMKGKIIIDETDWNNLLSRVLLLETDRLLHSKKRDLISEFTSISEERTSSRMTSLHIKADVPENNHQSSGYSSLPSAESSPAAIDLNYSNSTENSQESTKQRMDRLTKMLEETSKLLKFSNSS
- the CEP44 gene encoding centrosomal protein of 44 kDa isoform X1, giving the protein MTTGDVKGVLRKLEQKLRLLNYPRDVDYSGLVKGDPAASLPIISYTFTAYSTYIAEILVSLDIELSAKSDLRFIDAVYKVLRDVFHYKPVLTKQQFLQCGFSERRMQTVCDIIDCVVKKHKEIANQSKAKLQPVRRTARIKDKCEAFYPEETCVQPSVKPEKENPKKIIVERHTGTNLPPPTLPVASGQFVSSTEEELSTSDSEAEEPSLNEVTKDTQIDLLKAQLAECQEKLSRIDWMEDRLQELETSMKGKIIIDETDWNNLLSRVLLLETDRLLHSKKRDLISEFTSISEERTSSRMTSELPPGLHIKADVPENNHQSSGYSSLPSAESSPAAIDLNYSNSTENSQESTKQRMDRLTKMLEETSKLLKFSNSS